The genomic segment TTCAGATCAGAATTAGTTTCCATGCTTTCTCATGATATTCGTCAACCGCTAAATACTATCCTCTTAGCCGCCGGATTACTTCAAAATAACGAAGATAAATTAACTCAAGAAAAAAAACGCAATCATTTACAAATGATTCGCGCAGCTATTAAGAACATGGCGCGAATGTTAGACGAAGTGTCTGTAATTGATAGGGTTGACTCTGGGAAATTTCCCTGTGACCTTGAGCCATTAGATTTAGAAGGATTTTGTCGCCAATTAGTTTATGAAGCGCAATTAAATATCAAAGAAAAAAATTTAAATCTGGTATTTACCAGTTATGGAGAATTAGCTGAAGCAGTTTGGGATGAAACTCTACTACGCCACATTCTAGGCAATTTATTAGGCAATGCCATTAAATATTCTCTACCTAATGGCAAAATTCAGTTTGAACTAATTAGCCAAGAAAACTCCGTCATGTTCCGGTTTCAAGATTGGGGAATCGGTATCCCGAAACAAGACCAAAAGCGGATGTTCCAACCTTTCCAACGTGCCGAAAACGTCGGGGGAATTCCTGGGACTGGCTTAGGTTTGGCAATTGTAAAAAAGTGTGTCGATGCCCATAACGGCGAAATTATGCTCAACAGCGAGGTAGGAGTCGGCACAACTTTTATCGTCACTCTACCTTTGATTAAGCTGTAAACGCCAAAAAAGTCTGTTAAACTATCGCCAAATCATTCCATCAATTAATATAGGGAAAAAATATGGCATTAGGTAGATTAGTTAACGGACAATGGACAACTGTCTGGACAGAACGGAATGAGAAAGGCGAATTTCAGCGAATGCCAACACAGTTTCATCATAAAATTACCGCAGATGGCGCTAGTGGATTTAGAGCAGAAGCCGATAGATATCATTTGTATGTTTCTTTAGGTTGTCCTTGGGCGCATCGCACTGTTTTATTACGTGCTTTAAAAGGGTTAGAAAAAGTGATTGGTCTTTCTATCGTTGACCCTGTAATTAGTGAACAAGGATGGAAATTTTCGGATAAACAAGGATGTATTCGAGACAAAGTTAACCAAGCTGATTATCTTTGGCAAATTTACACCAAGGCAAATCCCACTTATACCGGAAGAGTTACCGTTCCAGTACTGTGGGATAAACATACAAACAGCATTATCAATAATGAATCTCGGCAAATTATCCAAATATTAAATACAGAATTTAATTTCTTTGCTGAGAAAATGGTTGATTTTTATCCCAAATCCCTACAAGCTGTCATTGATAAAACCATTGATGCTATTTACCAGCCGATCAATAATGGTGTGTATCGCGTTGGTTTTGCCACAACCCAAACGGCTTATGAACAAGCCATGAAAGAATTATTCTTGGCTATGGAACATTGGGAAAATGTTTTAGGTAAACAGCCATATCTCTGCGGTGAAGAAATTACCTTAGCCGATTGGTGTATGTTTACGACTTTGTTTAGATATGATTTAGCATATTATAGCTTGTTTAAGTGTAACTTGAAGCGGTTAGTGGAATATCCCAATCTCTGGAATTATTGCCGGGAGCTATATCAATATCCTGGTGTGAAACAATGGTGTAATATTAGTCATATCAAACAACTGTATTATGTAGGTCTACCAGAATTAAATCCGAGTGGAGTGATGCCAGTAGGCCCGATAATTAATTTTGACTTACCTTATAAATGCCGCGATCGCCAAATCTAGATATTTTACTCAAGTCTCAAATATATGCCAAATCAAGATGTCACCTTTTTTCGCATATTTGGTTCTATATTTGCGGGGATTGGTAGTATTTTTTTGATCACAGGTATCATCATTGCTATAGATACTCGCAGTTTCTCCAAAAATTCTATCCCCGCCCAAGGAACTGTGATTAACGTAGTTAAACATAAATCTAGAGATAGTAAAGGGCGTTCTTCTACTATTTATTACCCAGTCATCAAATTTACAGCAAATTCTGGTAAAGTAGTAGAATTTGAAGCTGGTAGCGGCAGTAACCCCCCAGCATATTCTCCAGGACAACAAGTAAAAATTCTCTACAATCCCCAAGAGCCAGAATCTGCTGCAATTCACTCTTGGTTTGATTTATGGTTTTTACCTACAATGTTTATTGGTATGGGTTCACTGTTTGTTGTAATTGGGGGAATCCCATTAATAAAATCATTCCTACCTAGAAGCTAAAACAGAGAGCGATCGCTGATAATATTAATCTTAACTTTTCACATTATACGTAACTTGCACTAACCCTGAATCATAACTTTTCACATTTCGCAACTCCAGTTTTGTAGCGATACTTGAGTCCTTAATAATTAATGGAATCCCACTGCCTAAAATAATGGGATGAATTGAGAGAATTATCTCATCAATCAAATTATGCTGTAAAAAATAATGAATTGTCTGCCCTCCGCCAACTAACCAAATCACACCACCACGAGATTGACGTAAATTTGTTATAAAATTAACCCAATCATCATTGATAAATATTGCGTTATTCTCTGCTTTACCTTGCAGAGTATGAGAAAGTACAAAAACTTCTTGTTCACTGTATGGATATTCATCAAAACCCAGTACTTGCTGATAAGTCTTGTGACCCATAATTAATGTATCAACTTCAGCAATAAACTCAGAGTAACCATAGTCTTGGTCTGTAAATAGCCAATCTATTTCCCCTGATTCTCTAGCAATATATCCATCAAGGCTAGACGCAATAAATAAACTAATTTTTCGCATAAAATTTGTATAAATTTAATAGTATGGGAGAAAATTATAAATTTCACTATCAATTAGTTAGCCATCCAAATAAACCATATATTATTTTTCTACATGGTTTTATTGGTCAGCTAGATGAATTTGACGAAGTTATACAACTTCTGGGTACAGAATTTTCTTATCTCACTGTTGACCTTCCCGGACATGGTAAAACTCAAGTATTTGGTGAAGATAAATACTATAACATTGAACAAACTGCTCAAGCATTAATTAATTTATTAGATGAATTGCATATACCC from the Aulosira sp. FACHB-615 genome contains:
- a CDS encoding DUF3592 domain-containing protein — its product is MPNQDVTFFRIFGSIFAGIGSIFLITGIIIAIDTRSFSKNSIPAQGTVINVVKHKSRDSKGRSSTIYYPVIKFTANSGKVVEFEAGSGSNPPAYSPGQQVKILYNPQEPESAAIHSWFDLWFLPTMFIGMGSLFVVIGGIPLIKSFLPRS
- a CDS encoding glutathione S-transferase family protein encodes the protein MALGRLVNGQWTTVWTERNEKGEFQRMPTQFHHKITADGASGFRAEADRYHLYVSLGCPWAHRTVLLRALKGLEKVIGLSIVDPVISEQGWKFSDKQGCIRDKVNQADYLWQIYTKANPTYTGRVTVPVLWDKHTNSIINNESRQIIQILNTEFNFFAEKMVDFYPKSLQAVIDKTIDAIYQPINNGVYRVGFATTQTAYEQAMKELFLAMEHWENVLGKQPYLCGEEITLADWCMFTTLFRYDLAYYSLFKCNLKRLVEYPNLWNYCRELYQYPGVKQWCNISHIKQLYYVGLPELNPSGVMPVGPIINFDLPYKCRDRQI
- a CDS encoding dihydrofolate reductase family protein, giving the protein MRKISLFIASSLDGYIARESGEIDWLFTDQDYGYSEFIAEVDTLIMGHKTYQQVLGFDEYPYSEQEVFVLSHTLQGKAENNAIFINDDWVNFITNLRQSRGGVIWLVGGGQTIHYFLQHNLIDEIILSIHPIILGSGIPLIIKDSSIATKLELRNVKSYDSGLVQVTYNVKS
- a CDS encoding hybrid sensor histidine kinase/response regulator encodes the protein MAGSLVKILLIEDNLAEARLLQEFLQQADAKEFVLVHVKRLQEAINKLKSSDYDIILLDLTLPDSQGLSSLPVLINCAPSVPIVVLTNTNDEELAIEAVREGAQDYLVKRQVNVHTLVRSICYAIERKQLLETLRQVNQTLQVQVKESTAELVKANEINQFRSELVSMLSHDIRQPLNTILLAAGLLQNNEDKLTQEKKRNHLQMIRAAIKNMARMLDEVSVIDRVDSGKFPCDLEPLDLEGFCRQLVYEAQLNIKEKNLNLVFTSYGELAEAVWDETLLRHILGNLLGNAIKYSLPNGKIQFELISQENSVMFRFQDWGIGIPKQDQKRMFQPFQRAENVGGIPGTGLGLAIVKKCVDAHNGEIMLNSEVGVGTTFIVTLPLIKL